Genomic DNA from Desulfonema ishimotonii:
TTCATTCCCCGGCGGCGGGGTCCGGCCCGGAGTGTCGCCCGGAAATAAATTTCCGGGCTGAACCCGCAAAACAGGCTGAAGCCTGTTGAAATCAGCTTTTTTTTCGTGATATAATAACAATTTTCAACATTCCACCACATCAGGCGACAATTCAAAAACGGACAGACCCCCAACCCAAAGGGAGTGCAAAAATGAATTCCGCTTCAGACCACTCGGATCACCAAGCGTTTCCGCCGGAAACAACAGGCAAAAACAAACTGTTCCAGCCGTCACAATGGTTTTTCAGCAGCAAAGTTTTCAGCAGCGTCCTGCTGCTGTTCACCTCGCTGAGCGCTGTCTACTGGGCCAATTCATTTCTTGCTGAAACCTATCAGCATTTTTTCCACACGGAATTATCCGTATTTCTCGGAAAATACCGGATCAGCCACTCCCTGGTCCACTGGATCAATGACGGGCTGATGACCCTCTTTTTCTTCACCGTCGGCCTGGAAATCAAACGCGAGATCCTGGTGGGCGAACTGGCTTCCGTGAAAAAGGCCATGTTTCCGGTCATTGCGGCTCTGGGCGGCATGGTCGTGCCCGCAGCCATCTATCTGGCCTTTACCTGGGGCACCCCCGCAGCCAGGGGATGGGGCGTGCCCATGGCAACGGACATCGCCTTTTCCCTGGGGGCCATTGCCCTGTTCGGCAAACGGCTGCCCACCGGATTGCGGGTTTTTCTGGCCGCATTTGCCATTGCCGACGATCTGGGCGCGGTGCTGGTCATCGCCATTTTTTACACTCAGGATATTTCATGGTATTACATCATCGCGGGCGGCCATATGATCCTCGGACTGGGGCTGGCCAATTTTCTGGGAATCCGGTGGCTGCCGGTATACCTGGTTCTCGGTTTCGGCACATGGGTCGCGGCAATGGGATCGGGGGTTCACCCGACCATCGCCGGCGTCATCGTCGCCCTGCTGATTCCGGCACAGGGCAAGTACAACACCCGCCGCTTTGTGAACCGGGTCCGCTCCATTGTGAACAACTTTGACTGTTCCGCTGCCCAGCCCTGTGACCATAAGCACGCCATCCTGCTGAACCCGGACCAGCTCAATGCCGTACATTCCCTGGAACTGGCCTGTCACAATGCGGAGACGCCCCTGCAACGTCTGGAACACGCGCTTCACCCCTGGGTCGCCTACGCTATTCTGCCGCTTTTCGCCTTTGCCAATGCCGGTCTGACCTTTCACGGCATGACGGTTTCAGGCGCGGCCGCCCATCCGGTGACACTGGGCATCGTTCTGGGGCTGTTCATCGGCAAGCCTGTGGGGGTTACGGCCTTCTCCTTTGCCGCTGTCAGATCCGGGCTGGCCGCTTTGCCCGAAGGGGTGCGCTGGCCCCACATCCTGGGGGCCGCCATGCTGGGCGGCATCGGCTTCACCATGTCCCTGTTCATCTCCGGCCTCGCCTTTACCACCGATGATATGCTCAACTATTCAAAGCTGGGCACGCTGGCCGGCTCCGTGGTCTCGATTATCGCGGGAATTGCATTTCTGAGCGTCTACAATGCCCGGCAGAAGAAGACGCAGGGCCGGTAGCCGGATTTCGGAGTGCAAAAGTCAGGCCCCGAAGGGGCGGTCTTTTGCAAAATCTGCGAAAAAACGGCCTTCGCCCTTAATTTTCGCACTCCTTTTCTCTCGGAGTGGCAGGATGAAACGGGAAAAACTCCGCAACATGAGATTGCGGATATTTTTAAAACGGCCTCTAAAGCGCGGCCCCTTGATTTCGGATTTCCGCGCTTTACATTTTGAGCATACCTTTCGATCAAAGGAGGTGAGAACATGTCCGATCATTATCTCTATGAAAATTTCTGCGCTGAAAGCGGGATGTTTGATCAGAGTTTCACGGAATATCTCAACGAAAAGCGCAAAGATGACTGGAAGGTGAAAACCTGTTCCTATTGTCACGATAAAAAGAACGGCAAAACATGGGCCGGATGTATTTTTAAACGCTGACCCGCAGCCGATTGCAAATATGTCCGTCAGGCCACGCTGTTTCCGGCGTGGCCTGACATTTTTATGTTAGGGACTCGGCATGAAATAACTTACCAGCAGACAGCTTTTTTTCGGAGTGCAAAAGTCAGGCCCCGAAGGGGCGATCTTTTGCAAAAGCTGCGAAAAACAGGCCTTCGGCCTTAATTTTCGCACTCCGCTTCTGATTCGTTGGCATTTTAAAAACAGCTTCTTATGGAAAATTTATTTCTTCCAAGTCCCTTAAGCGGCCTGTCTCATGTCATTCCGAACGAATGTGAGGAATCCTAAGATTTCTCGCTCCGCTCGAAATGACACGACAGACCATTACGTCAAAAAGAGAGGTTTTTCAGGATGGGAAATCAGATTCGCACCACGGTATTGCTGGCCCTGATGACGGTTTTCATTATGGTGATCGGCCAGATGCTCGGCGGACGCGGCGGCATGATGATCGCGCTGGTTCTGGCAGCCGGAATGAACTTTTTCAGCTACTGGTTCTCGGACAAAGTGGTGCTGAAAATGTATCACGCCCACGAGGTGACGCCGCAGCAGGCCCCGGATCTGTATGAAATGGTCAGAACCCTTGCGGACCGGGCCGGGCTTCCCATGCCCAAAGTGTACATCATTCCCCAGGAGACGCCCAACGCCTTTGCCACCGGCAGAAACCCGGAACACGCCGTGGTGGCGGTCACGGAGGGGCTGCTCCGGCTGATGGACCGGGAGGAGATTATGGGCGTTCTGGCCCATGAGCTGGCCCATGTCAACAACCGGGATATTCTGATCGGCTCGATTGCGGCGACCATGGCCGGGGCGATCATGATGCTGGCCAACATGGCCCGGTGGTCGGCCATCTTCGGCGGCGTGGGCAACAGCGATGAGGAGGGCGGCGGACTCGGCATTTTTGGCGTCATCCTCATGTCGGTGCTGGCCCCTGTGGCCGCGATGCTGATTCAGATGGGCATTTCCCGCTCCAGGGAATATCTGGCCGACGAGACCGGGGCGAAATTCATGGGAAATCCCGAAAGTCTGGCCCGCGCACTGGAAAAGCTGGGGGCCTATTCCGGCAGGATTCCCATGCAGGATGCCCGCCCGGAGACCGCCCACATGTTTATCGTCAATCCCCTGTCGGGCCGGAGCCTGATGAACCTGTTTTCGACCCACCCGCCCCTGGAAGAGCGGATTGCAAGACTCCGGGGGCAGCGGCCCGCAGATGCCGGACCGGGGCGTCCCCCGGCAGGGCCGTCCGGCCGGGATAATCCCTGGGACCGTTTCAGGTAGCGCTTGCATGAGCAAGGCCATGCACTCCGAACGCACGGCTTCAAATCCGGCATCCGGATTTCGGAGTGCAAAAGTTAACACATTTTTATGATTTTTTTCATAACACCCTGATCCGTAAGGATTTTCAAGGCATTTCATTCAGACATTTTTTGTCGGAAATCCGTGTCAGTCCCCATCTGACAGGAGTCTGACGGGCACTTCAGCTTTATGCAGCGCAACTTCAGCATGTTGTGTCCCTGCAAAACGATTCTGTTTTTTTCCTGCCGGAACAGGGCGAAAATTGCGGTTCCGCAGGCTCTTTTCCGGGAGTCGGAGGTTCCCGGAACCGCCGTTTCGCCCCAATCGGGCGTTTTGAAGCTGAAACTCCCCGCAAAGCCTTTCGGGGCGGGGATTTACAGAATTTCCCACATAAAAACGGTCGGATGAAACAGATGTTTTTACTTTTTAAATCAGATCATTGGATTGGAATTATAAAAATGTGTTAACTTAATGGCATTGAGGGGCAGGCCCCGTGCCTGCCCTGATCCGCTGTAAAACAGGTAAGGGACTCGGCATGAAATAACTTACCGGCAGACAGCTTTTTTTCGGAGTGCAAAAGTTAAGCCCCGAAGGGGCGATCTTTTGCAAAATCTGCGAAAAACCGGCCTCCGGCCTTAATTTTCGCACTCCGCTTCTGATTCGCTGGCATTTTAAAAACAGCTTCTTATGGAAAATTTATTTCTTCTAAGTCCCTAACGGAATTTATGCAGAGGTACTTACCGTCGGATGCCGGGCCTGAAATCGGCTGCGACCGAAGCCGCCAGGTAACAGAAAGCCGCGACCGCCACGGTCCGGTGAAACCCCGAATGGACGGCAATAAGGGTCGCAGCACCGGTGGCCGCGACCGAGAAAAAACCGTTAATCCCCCAGGCCCAGGGAATCAGACGGTCCATGCCCTTTTTTTCGAGGGAAGAGAGGCCAAGGGGAAACGGCATACCCATCAGAAACGACAGCGGGCCAATCCAGATGATGCTTGTAACATATCTGTAAGAATTGGAATAAACAGGTATCTCATACAATACCGGCAGGAATACATAAAAATATCCCAGGATAAGAACGGCGACCAGAGCCGTCATCCATCTTGCCGGTACTTTAAACCGGATCTGTAACCTGCTGCTGATCAGGCTGCCGAAGCCGGAAAACACCAGCATCCCCGTTATGGCGGCTGAGGCTGAGTAGACGGGGCTGCCGAGATAAAGCACGAGCTTCTGAAGCAATACCATTTCAACCCCCATGTATCCCAGTCCCAGCGCCGCGAAATAGAGAAACACCTTTGCTTTTATTCCCCGGCCGGCGCCCGTTTTTCCCAAACGAAAGAGGGGAATCAGGATCATAACAAAGGCGATGACGACAATCTGGGCCAGTGTGGCCAGCAGGATCAGAAATCCCCACTCCGCAAAGGGCAGCATTTTCATACCGTATGTCTCTCTGATCCAGCCAATGGTGGCGAATTTGAAAAAATGGCCGAAAAATGGCCTGTCGTCGGTGGCCGGTGTAATGTCAAAGGGATATTCCGCTATGAATTTCCGCGCATCGCCTTTTCCAAGGGCATCGAAGGCTTTCTGAAACCAGATGTGGCCTGTTTTGTGGATCGGTTTCGCATCTGTTTCGGAGGGGCCACGGATGAGATCGAAGGAAAGCTGCTCGCAGAATCGGGTAAGACGGTCCGCCTGCGCTGCGGAAAAAACGTTTTCGGACACCAGCATCGTCACACCGCTCCAACTGATGATAAGCGCGATGTGGTTTTCCGGCTGATCGGCTCCCCGGCGTTTCAGGGCCGCATATGCCGTTGTTAACAGTCTGAGGCTGCTCCGGGGCGGGTTGCGCAGCCATCCC
This window encodes:
- the nhaA gene encoding Na+/H+ antiporter NhaA, which gives rise to MNSASDHSDHQAFPPETTGKNKLFQPSQWFFSSKVFSSVLLLFTSLSAVYWANSFLAETYQHFFHTELSVFLGKYRISHSLVHWINDGLMTLFFFTVGLEIKREILVGELASVKKAMFPVIAALGGMVVPAAIYLAFTWGTPAARGWGVPMATDIAFSLGAIALFGKRLPTGLRVFLAAFAIADDLGAVLVIAIFYTQDISWYYIIAGGHMILGLGLANFLGIRWLPVYLVLGFGTWVAAMGSGVHPTIAGVIVALLIPAQGKYNTRRFVNRVRSIVNNFDCSAAQPCDHKHAILLNPDQLNAVHSLELACHNAETPLQRLEHALHPWVAYAILPLFAFANAGLTFHGMTVSGAAAHPVTLGIVLGLFIGKPVGVTAFSFAAVRSGLAALPEGVRWPHILGAAMLGGIGFTMSLFISGLAFTTDDMLNYSKLGTLAGSVVSIIAGIAFLSVYNARQKKTQGR
- the htpX gene encoding zinc metalloprotease HtpX, whose amino-acid sequence is MGNQIRTTVLLALMTVFIMVIGQMLGGRGGMMIALVLAAGMNFFSYWFSDKVVLKMYHAHEVTPQQAPDLYEMVRTLADRAGLPMPKVYIIPQETPNAFATGRNPEHAVVAVTEGLLRLMDREEIMGVLAHELAHVNNRDILIGSIAATMAGAIMMLANMARWSAIFGGVGNSDEEGGGLGIFGVILMSVLAPVAAMLIQMGISRSREYLADETGAKFMGNPESLARALEKLGAYSGRIPMQDARPETAHMFIVNPLSGRSLMNLFSTHPPLEERIARLRGQRPADAGPGRPPAGPSGRDNPWDRFR